A genomic segment from Vidua macroura isolate BioBank_ID:100142 chromosome Z, ASM2450914v1, whole genome shotgun sequence encodes:
- the MLANA gene encoding melanoma antigen recognized by T-cells 1, translating to MPLVNRQNTSLKEILLQKPAITWYLNRPHQILQTLLRSVANTLMFEQDQPHKMPRRYNHLDSNYFKGKGHVYFAAEEALGIGLFILVLAILLAFGCWYYKRRSGYKSLHSKSSSVSTIRNVVGDGEILDCKMALQNYRDFNSAVPDAPPAYDKIAADQSPPPYSP from the exons ATGCCCTTAGTTAACAGACAGAATACAAGTCTGAAGGAG ATTTTGCTTCAGAAGCCTGCCATCACTTGGTACCTAAATAGACCACATCAAATTCTGCAAACTCTGTTACGCTCAGTTGCAAACACCTTGAT GTTTGAACAGGACCAACCTCACAAAATGCCCAGAAGATATAACCACCTGGACAGCAACTACTTCAAAGGGAAAGGACACGTCTATTTTGCAGCAGAAGA AGCTCTGGGTATTGGACTTTTCATTTTGGTGCTGGCAATTTTACTTGCCTTTGGCTGCTGGTATTACAAAAGACGTAGTGGCTACAAAAGTCTGCAC AGCAAAAGCTCTAGTGTGAGCACAATACGGAACGTGGTGGGTGACGGAGAAATACTGGACTGCAAAATGGCTCTGCAGAACTACAGAGACTTTAATTCTGCG GTACCTGATGCTCCACCAGCTTATGACAAAATTGCTGCAGATCAATCACCACCGCCTTATTCACCATAA